The Treponema medium genome has a window encoding:
- a CDS encoding J domain-containing protein: MLAVRGQILGSKTESGRQDSEERRGNRSTHQAIIIEDYYKILNISPSASTAEIKRAFRKKAKELHPDIPHNIRNTDGKKANEQALMRLIRAYEALLDAKRRAEFDFFYNKTTTKGKGFDYRTWLKERTDLESRATLIFFDLFHNAEDEAVQEFLRLRSIQPSFSLRRYFSRGDFMDCGFVLAEELYFRDHYYESFLLLDRIIREEQTQAYFRHFFPEVLILARKLIREKLIYNLADDLLLDCCEAALDFGLSKADNAEILKKMAEIYYRMGDFSTGDGCAEASVRMNPRIRGIAKLKKNYQEQLWR; the protein is encoded by the coding sequence ATGCTCGCCGTGCGGGGGCAAATATTGGGTAGTAAGACGGAAAGCGGACGGCAGGACAGCGAAGAAAGGCGTGGAAATCGCTCAACACATCAAGCCATAATAATAGAAGATTATTATAAGATTTTAAATATTTCTCCCTCTGCTTCGACCGCAGAAATCAAGCGGGCATTCCGGAAAAAAGCAAAAGAGTTGCATCCCGATATTCCGCATAATATTCGGAATACCGATGGTAAAAAAGCGAATGAGCAGGCGCTGATGCGGCTTATCCGTGCCTATGAAGCCTTACTTGATGCGAAGCGTCGGGCAGAGTTTGATTTTTTCTATAATAAGACCACCACAAAAGGTAAAGGTTTTGATTATCGTACGTGGTTAAAAGAACGGACGGATCTCGAAAGCAGAGCTACGCTGATTTTTTTTGACCTTTTCCATAATGCTGAGGACGAAGCAGTACAGGAATTTTTACGGCTCCGGTCGATACAACCTTCTTTTTCGCTGCGCCGTTACTTTAGCAGGGGAGATTTTATGGATTGCGGTTTTGTTCTTGCAGAGGAACTCTATTTCCGCGATCATTATTATGAGTCTTTTTTGCTGCTTGACCGGATTATCCGCGAAGAGCAGACGCAGGCATATTTCCGCCATTTTTTTCCCGAAGTGCTTATCCTTGCCCGCAAGCTTATCCGTGAAAAACTCATCTATAATCTTGCAGATGATTTACTGCTTGATTGTTGTGAAGCCGCACTGGATTTTGGATTAAGTAAAGCGGATAATGCGGAAATATTAAAAAAGATGGCGGAAATTTATTACCGGATGGGTGATTTTAGCACCGGTGACGGATGTGCGGAGGCTTCCGTGCGGATGAATCCACGTATCCGCGGCATAGCGA
- a CDS encoding methyltransferase, whose amino-acid sequence MHSYYYEDNLTALQAKFAAQKLAFAPAAFQTAKAMVDLHILQVIEDSKTAGLTIEAIINKTGLSSYTVKLLMEFSLSLELVKIIPKSEPQAYVLGKTGYFLLNDELTQANMNFINDVCYQGLFYLQDSLKTGKPAGLKVFGNWDTIYQGLASLPEQVKKSWFAFDHYYSDSIFGAALPIVFKENPRHIMDIGSNTGKFTKAALSYNNQVLVTMVDLAGQIAMAQNNPELKPFKDRIESYPTNILNPDEQLPSNVDTVWMSQFLDCFSLDEIQGIVRKIKKNVPPHCNIFVLEPLWDMQRFEAASYSIQATSIYFAAMANGNSKMYSYSDLVGAIEAAGCTLVRAHHNLGINSYSLLQFSPRS is encoded by the coding sequence ATGCATTCCTATTACTATGAGGACAACCTCACTGCTCTTCAGGCAAAATTTGCCGCTCAAAAATTAGCATTTGCACCGGCAGCTTTTCAAACGGCAAAAGCAATGGTCGATTTACATATCTTGCAAGTTATAGAAGATTCAAAAACAGCCGGCTTAACGATAGAAGCTATCATCAATAAGACCGGTCTTTCTTCATATACCGTAAAACTGCTGATGGAGTTCAGCTTGAGTTTAGAGTTGGTAAAGATTATTCCGAAATCCGAACCACAGGCTTATGTATTGGGTAAGACCGGCTATTTTTTACTCAATGATGAGTTGACACAAGCAAATATGAATTTTATCAATGATGTATGCTATCAAGGACTTTTTTATTTACAAGACAGTTTAAAAACAGGAAAGCCCGCCGGATTAAAGGTGTTTGGGAATTGGGATACCATTTATCAAGGCTTAGCTTCTTTGCCGGAACAGGTAAAGAAAAGCTGGTTTGCGTTTGACCATTATTATTCCGACAGTATTTTCGGTGCAGCATTACCCATCGTATTTAAAGAAAATCCCCGGCATATAATGGACATCGGCAGCAATACGGGAAAGTTTACCAAGGCAGCTCTTTCGTATAATAATCAGGTGTTAGTGACGATGGTTGATTTGGCGGGACAGATTGCGATGGCGCAAAATAATCCCGAATTGAAACCGTTTAAAGATCGGATTGAAAGTTATCCCACCAATATTCTGAATCCTGATGAACAGTTGCCGTCAAATGTGGACACCGTGTGGATGAGCCAGTTTTTAGATTGTTTTTCTCTTGATGAAATTCAAGGGATTGTAAGAAAAATAAAAAAGAATGTTCCACCTCATTGCAATATCTTCGTACTTGAACCGCTATGGGATATGCAGCGGTTTGAAGCGGCAAGCTATTCAATTCAAGCAACATCGATTTACTTTGCGGCAATGGCAAACGGCAACAGCAAAATGTATTCATATTCGGACTTAGTCGGCGCGATTGAAGCCGCCGGTTGTACGTTGGTACGGGCGCACCATAATCTCGGTATCAACTCGTATTCGCTGTTGCAATTTTCTCCCCGCTCATAG
- a CDS encoding beta-ketoacyl synthase chain length factor, translating into MKSWNCTILDSFFWEPAEDSQEVDVSFVPMMLRRRCSQFTKLCFSASHQSITEGKDLPVISVSKYGEIQRQYAISKKIIETKEVSPTAFSFSVFNTAIALLGISLKNHASAQAFSTMSYQLEAGLIHALSFLENHSEEEKLLLLVGEERLPEAYQNISAEKNIPFIAAFLLSLHGNGYTVRFSSMPPQDRCSSDVYNNDNALADNTGVIENSDSPENYDQCKRFIRFVQSPAGTPTSIHINRLEIFKNE; encoded by the coding sequence ATGAAGAGCTGGAATTGCACGATACTGGACAGTTTTTTCTGGGAACCGGCGGAAGACTCACAAGAAGTTGACGTTTCGTTTGTACCGATGATGCTGAGAAGACGATGCAGCCAATTCACCAAACTCTGTTTTTCTGCCTCACATCAATCCATAACGGAAGGTAAAGATTTGCCGGTTATTTCAGTATCAAAATACGGAGAAATTCAACGGCAGTATGCTATTTCAAAAAAAATAATCGAAACAAAAGAGGTATCTCCGACTGCGTTCAGTTTTTCGGTGTTTAATACGGCAATTGCATTGCTGGGTATTTCACTGAAAAATCATGCATCGGCTCAAGCGTTCAGTACCATGTCGTACCAACTGGAAGCGGGTTTGATTCACGCGCTTTCATTTTTGGAAAACCACAGCGAAGAAGAAAAGTTGTTGCTGTTAGTAGGCGAAGAACGGTTGCCGGAAGCGTATCAAAATATTTCCGCTGAAAAAAACATCCCGTTTATCGCGGCCTTCTTACTTTCATTGCACGGTAACGGGTACACGGTACGGTTCTCTTCTATGCCGCCGCAAGACCGATGCAGCTCTGACGTATATAACAATGATAACGCACTTGCTGATAACACAGGTGTTATAGAGAATAGCGACAGTCCGGAAAATTATGATCAGTGTAAGCGTTTTATTCGCTTTGTGCAAAGCCCTGCAGGTACGCCAACTTCCATTCACATAAATCGATTAGAGATATTCAAAAATGAATAA
- a CDS encoding lysophospholipid acyltransferase family protein, translating into MNKLRQLRNIVGKLVCFVYFGLSSLFASFIIFPLIYVFIWEKKARYNAKIAVVRGHFSFFIWLMCWLAHYKIDTSAIQKYKDMRSTVVVANHPSLIDIVVLISAVPHPDCIVAGRLFNNFWIRKIVGQLFVDSFADAEVLLERCRKSLHDGNNMIIFPEGTRTRPETAGKPLKRGAAQIALRAGADVLPIHIKTENLVGLGKHESLLKVHVNGYAQLILEPHAMLAIDSFNHEPFAQAARTLTEAIRNTIFAEDGCEY; encoded by the coding sequence ATGAATAAATTACGACAGCTTAGAAATATTGTAGGAAAACTCGTTTGTTTTGTATATTTCGGACTCAGTTCGCTTTTTGCTTCATTTATTATATTTCCTCTGATCTATGTGTTTATATGGGAAAAGAAGGCACGATATAATGCAAAAATTGCCGTTGTCCGCGGGCATTTTTCATTTTTTATTTGGTTGATGTGTTGGTTAGCTCATTACAAAATCGATACCTCGGCTATACAAAAATATAAAGATATGCGCTCTACGGTTGTCGTTGCAAATCATCCTTCACTCATCGATATTGTTGTTCTTATTTCTGCCGTACCACATCCCGACTGTATTGTTGCAGGGCGTCTTTTTAATAATTTCTGGATACGGAAGATTGTTGGACAACTCTTTGTTGATTCGTTTGCAGATGCTGAAGTATTATTGGAGCGTTGTCGAAAATCTTTACATGACGGTAATAATATGATAATCTTTCCTGAAGGGACTCGTACTAGACCTGAGACTGCCGGAAAACCTCTTAAAAGAGGGGCTGCCCAAATTGCTTTACGGGCAGGCGCTGATGTGTTGCCTATTCATATAAAAACTGAAAATCTTGTAGGATTAGGAAAACATGAATCTCTACTAAAAGTACACGTCAATGGTTATGCTCAACTGATATTGGAACCTCATGCGATGCTTGCGATAGATTCATTTAATCATGAACCTTTTGCTCAGGCAGCAAGAACACTGACAGAAGCAATACGGAATACAATTTTTGCGGAGGATGGTTGTGAATACTAA
- a CDS encoding phosphopantetheine-binding protein yields MVVNTKEEIQNEIKKIIIQSLDLEDVKPEDIDAEAPLFVEGEGLSLDSIDALELGVALKKQFGISFSQNEEDNKKHFYSVATLSDFISKNAV; encoded by the coding sequence ATGGTTGTGAATACTAAAGAAGAAATCCAAAACGAGATTAAGAAGATCATTATTCAGTCGTTGGATTTGGAAGATGTAAAACCGGAAGATATCGATGCGGAAGCGCCCCTTTTTGTTGAAGGGGAAGGTTTAAGCTTGGATTCGATTGATGCGCTGGAACTCGGTGTTGCGCTAAAAAAGCAATTCGGTATCAGTTTTTCTCAAAATGAAGAGGACAATAAAAAGCATTTTTATTCGGTGGCAACTCTGAGCGATTTTATCAGTAAAAACGCTGTATAA
- a CDS encoding acyl carrier protein yields the protein MKKEELFEEVKKILTEKFEIEESKITLDSNIVTDLDLDSIDIIDLIVTLNNMLKLNVSAADFKDKRTLSEILDVICNAV from the coding sequence ATGAAGAAAGAAGAACTCTTTGAAGAAGTAAAAAAAATTCTGACGGAGAAATTCGAAATCGAAGAATCGAAAATTACGCTGGATTCAAATATTGTTACCGATCTCGATCTTGACAGTATTGATATTATCGATTTGATTGTTACGCTGAACAATATGCTGAAGCTGAACGTATCGGCAGCGGATTTTAAGGATAAAAGAACGCTCTCGGAAATTCTTGATGTTATTTGCAATGCAGTATAA
- a CDS encoding AMP-binding protein: protein MFKLLSKTDFYSLRDSSQPFLVDSSSTDNKTIADFVHDIAIVYPHFSARQETVFLIFSENIYEFMVIFFTALLAKKKVCLLNTNKYAYIKGLFNDDTLFISDTSETQLSVSQLLCDAANTTHTDSIDCAILKGLTISPAADIHFYTSGSTGKPKVIEKKFSHLEREVEELFACFGEDITDSLFLTSVFHYHVYGFLFYVLLPFAVQCPIFSNRINYLETCAGFSSWKKITFVSSPAFLKRIVKIPLTPSTQWTVFSSAGALDAAGSSNCADIFGTEAIEIYGSTETGGIAWRKQKTNPLWRPFPCVSISAAPDNTFTARSPYFDGTVMGGDLIACTDEGLFTLLGRVDSTVKIEGRRIDLKDIDTKLLALSDCADCHTIYHKTNRREQTVSFIVLKKDTPLYTLYLEDEQAVKKHIQDYLYAYFDKTLAPRKIYILDAIPKNAMGKINHAQLESLLNRAAPYEYTAQPICFTDGHYSVKIDISFPETSFFFRGHFDGFPLVPAVAQIKTAFDISKKLFSHPLYIKTAKKLKYTNMIHPGIPLILSLDFFPQGKKLSFSFSDADKIYSSGILHLEGF from the coding sequence ATGTTTAAACTACTGAGTAAAACTGATTTTTATAGCTTACGAGATTCATCCCAGCCTTTTCTTGTAGATAGTTCGAGTACAGACAATAAAACCATTGCCGATTTTGTGCATGATATTGCGATAGTATATCCACATTTTTCTGCACGCCAAGAGACCGTTTTTCTGATCTTTTCGGAAAATATCTATGAATTTATGGTGATATTCTTTACCGCGCTGTTAGCAAAAAAGAAAGTATGTTTACTCAACACAAATAAATATGCGTATATCAAAGGCCTCTTTAATGATGATACGCTGTTTATATCCGACACATCTGAAACTCAGTTGAGTGTTTCACAGCTGTTATGCGATGCTGCAAATACAACACATACGGACTCAATCGATTGCGCAATCTTAAAAGGACTGACAATCAGCCCTGCCGCCGATATTCATTTTTATACTTCCGGCAGTACCGGCAAACCGAAGGTTATCGAGAAAAAGTTTTCTCATCTTGAACGGGAAGTAGAAGAACTGTTCGCGTGTTTTGGTGAAGACATAACCGACAGTTTATTTCTAACTTCCGTGTTTCATTATCATGTGTACGGCTTCTTATTTTATGTTTTACTTCCCTTTGCCGTACAATGCCCGATTTTCTCAAACCGCATTAACTATTTGGAAACCTGTGCCGGTTTTTCGTCGTGGAAAAAAATTACTTTTGTCAGCAGCCCTGCTTTCTTAAAACGGATTGTAAAAATTCCGCTGACACCTTCTACGCAGTGGACTGTTTTTTCTTCTGCAGGAGCGCTTGATGCCGCGGGGAGTTCAAATTGCGCAGATATTTTCGGAACGGAAGCAATCGAAATATACGGTAGTACCGAAACAGGCGGTATTGCGTGGCGCAAGCAAAAAACAAATCCGCTGTGGCGCCCGTTCCCTTGCGTTAGCATATCAGCTGCTCCGGATAATACCTTTACCGCACGCTCTCCCTACTTTGACGGAACCGTTATGGGAGGGGATTTAATAGCGTGTACCGATGAGGGGTTGTTTACCTTGCTGGGAAGAGTTGACTCTACGGTAAAAATCGAAGGGCGCCGTATCGATTTAAAAGATATAGATACAAAGCTTTTAGCGCTGTCCGATTGCGCCGATTGTCATACGATTTACCATAAAACAAACCGCCGCGAACAGACGGTGTCTTTTATCGTATTAAAAAAAGATACTCCGCTCTATACGCTATACTTGGAAGATGAGCAAGCTGTAAAAAAGCACATACAAGATTATTTATACGCTTATTTTGATAAAACGCTTGCACCGAGAAAAATTTATATACTGGATGCTATTCCGAAAAATGCAATGGGAAAAATTAACCATGCGCAACTGGAAAGTTTGTTAAACCGCGCAGCTCCTTATGAGTATACTGCGCAGCCTATCTGTTTTACGGATGGGCATTATTCGGTAAAAATCGATATCAGCTTTCCTGAAACTTCGTTCTTTTTTCGCGGGCATTTTGACGGGTTTCCGCTTGTACCGGCGGTGGCGCAAATTAAAACGGCATTCGATATTTCAAAAAAATTGTTTTCGCATCCTTTGTATATTAAGACGGCAAAAAAACTAAAATATACCAATATGATTCATCCCGGTATTCCGCTGATACTTTCTCTGGACTTTTTTCCACAGGGTAAAAAGCTGTCCTTTTCTTTTTCCGATGCAGATAAAATCTATTCTTCCGGTATATTACATTTAGAAGGCTTTTGA
- a CDS encoding glycosyltransferase family 2 protein has translation MNSASDAWTYCFLIPVYNHAALLEHTIPRFLSFGIPLIIVDDGSNEENKAILKRIADSSSDIVLISNSKNNGKGVAIKQGIAYCKQHAIDFAFQVDADNQHSLAAVPAFMSRSRAQKNKKHSIIGYPVYDSTVPSIRRDGRKVSNFFVSITTLIPDVRDSLCGFRIYPVAETWKIYRNPLISKRMPIDMELLTRLYWRGVSIIYLPVDVTYPENGSSHYKAFRDTVILSAKHAFLCCEMFFRFPVIFFYALKRRLHP, from the coding sequence ATGAACAGTGCTTCTGATGCATGGACGTATTGTTTTTTAATACCCGTTTATAACCATGCTGCTCTTTTAGAACACACTATTCCGCGCTTTTTATCGTTCGGTATTCCGCTCATTATTGTTGATGACGGTAGTAATGAAGAAAATAAAGCAATCTTAAAAAGAATAGCGGACAGCAGTTCTGATATTGTGTTAATCAGCAACAGTAAAAACAACGGTAAAGGTGTTGCGATAAAACAGGGAATTGCGTATTGCAAACAGCACGCTATTGATTTTGCATTTCAAGTCGATGCGGACAATCAGCATAGCCTTGCGGCGGTTCCTGCTTTTATGAGCCGGAGCAGAGCGCAAAAAAATAAAAAGCATAGCATTATCGGCTATCCTGTTTACGACAGCACCGTGCCATCGATACGCAGAGACGGGAGAAAAGTTTCCAATTTTTTTGTTTCCATTACAACGCTTATACCGGATGTGCGTGACTCCTTGTGCGGTTTTAGGATTTATCCCGTAGCCGAAACATGGAAAATATACCGCAATCCGCTTATCAGCAAAAGAATGCCGATTGATATGGAGCTATTGACCCGCCTCTATTGGAGAGGTGTGTCGATTATCTATCTGCCTGTCGATGTAACCTATCCTGAGAACGGCAGCTCTCATTATAAAGCGTTTCGTGATACGGTTATCTTGAGCGCAAAACATGCATTCTTATGCTGCGAAATGTTTTTTCGATTTCCCGTTATCTTTTTTTATGCACTTAAACGGCGGTTGCATCCATGA
- a CDS encoding type II toxin-antitoxin system RelB/DinJ family antitoxin, with amino-acid sequence MDTQLKKDFSLICEDFGISVSTAFTLFAKAVVREHRIPFEIKSDLPNTLTMRTIELAETGKELHGPFSSIHDLRESLNA; translated from the coding sequence ATGGATACTCAATTAAAAAAAGATTTTTCTCTTATTTGTGAAGATTTTGGCATATCTGTTTCAACGGCATTTACATTATTTGCAAAAGCGGTTGTTCGGGAACACCGGATTCCTTTTGAAATAAAAAGCGATTTGCCAAACACTTTAACGATGCGAACAATAGAACTTGCAGAGACCGGAAAAGAATTACACGGCCCTTTTTCATCAATACATGATTTAAGGGAATCGCTCAATGCTTGA
- a CDS encoding type II toxin-antitoxin system mRNA interferase toxin, RelE/StbE family translates to MLEIVYTTQFKRDYKLAQKRGVDVEELFKVIEMLQNQEPLPPEKKDHILHGNYKGYRECHVRPDLLLIYKIKDKELELVLFRTGTHSDLY, encoded by the coding sequence ATGCTTGAGATTGTATACACAACGCAATTTAAAAGGGACTACAAGCTTGCACAAAAGCGAGGGGTTGATGTTGAAGAATTGTTCAAAGTCATTGAAATGCTTCAAAACCAAGAGCCTTTACCTCCGGAGAAAAAAGATCATATCTTACATGGAAATTATAAAGGGTATAGAGAATGCCATGTTCGTCCGGACTTGCTCTTAATTTATAAAATAAAAGATAAAGAATTGGAATTGGTTCTTTTTAGAACCGGAACGCATTCTGACCTGTATTGA
- a CDS encoding HAL/PAL/TAL family ammonia-lyase: MKKIVFGEQKISIEDIELIAKKECEIDLNRTPEFMAKINAGADFLDSMIAEHGAVYGVTTGYGDSCTKVVPSDSYYVLPVNLSRFHGCGLGEYFDAETTRAIIAVRLVSLVQACSGVSFNLVEALFNLLKYDILPRIPQEGSVGASGDLTPLSYIVAALIGERDVVLNGTVMSAADALHTCGLKAITLRPKEALAIMNGTAAMTGVACLAFCRAKYLADLSCRLTAMVSIAMKGNEYHFDPRLFAMKPHPGQSYAADLVRKNFPSKMQDSVIPEKIQDNYSIRCAPHIIGVFYDFEPTLRSFIETELNSANDNPLVSPEYHSVFHGGHFYGGHIAFAMDSLKNIVANFADLADRQLALLVDEKMNKGLPPNLSGSDSSYSYNHGLKAVQIGASAWTAEALKNTMPASVFSRSTECHNQDKVSMGTIAARDCTRVIVLTTQVLSALMIACYQAIQIRKKNGLSASKTENIEDLLAQIAEKFDFLVDDRPLEKDLRTIIAAIDSKYWKV; this comes from the coding sequence ATGAAAAAGATAGTATTCGGTGAGCAAAAAATATCTATCGAAGATATAGAATTAATAGCTAAAAAAGAATGTGAAATCGATCTGAATAGAACACCTGAGTTTATGGCAAAGATAAATGCAGGAGCTGATTTTTTGGATAGTATGATTGCCGAACACGGTGCTGTTTACGGCGTAACAACCGGTTACGGCGATTCGTGTACAAAGGTTGTGCCATCCGACAGCTATTACGTGTTGCCGGTAAATCTTTCCCGTTTCCACGGCTGCGGTTTAGGGGAATACTTTGATGCTGAAACCACTCGTGCCATTATAGCGGTGCGGTTAGTGTCGCTCGTGCAAGCCTGTTCGGGTGTGAGCTTCAATCTGGTAGAAGCGTTGTTTAATCTCTTAAAGTATGATATTTTGCCGCGTATTCCGCAGGAGGGAAGCGTCGGGGCAAGCGGCGATTTAACACCGTTGTCTTATATCGTTGCGGCGTTGATCGGTGAACGGGATGTGGTGTTAAACGGTACGGTTATGTCTGCCGCAGATGCGCTGCATACGTGCGGTTTAAAAGCAATTACACTGCGTCCGAAAGAAGCGCTTGCCATTATGAACGGAACTGCTGCAATGACCGGCGTTGCCTGTTTAGCTTTTTGCCGTGCAAAATATCTTGCGGACTTGTCCTGTCGGCTTACCGCAATGGTTTCTATTGCGATGAAAGGCAACGAGTATCATTTTGATCCGCGCTTATTTGCGATGAAGCCGCATCCCGGACAAAGCTATGCAGCGGATTTAGTCCGAAAGAATTTTCCATCGAAGATGCAGGATTCCGTTATCCCTGAAAAAATACAGGATAACTACAGCATACGTTGCGCGCCGCATATTATCGGTGTTTTTTATGACTTTGAACCGACACTCCGCTCATTTATCGAAACGGAGCTGAACAGTGCAAATGATAATCCGCTGGTCTCTCCCGAATATCATTCCGTATTTCACGGCGGCCATTTTTACGGCGGGCACATTGCTTTTGCAATGGATAGTTTAAAAAACATCGTAGCAAATTTTGCAGATTTGGCAGACAGACAGCTTGCACTGTTAGTTGATGAAAAAATGAACAAAGGGTTACCGCCGAATCTTTCCGGCTCCGATTCTTCTTATTCGTATAATCACGGATTAAAAGCGGTGCAGATCGGAGCATCTGCGTGGACTGCCGAAGCGTTGAAAAACACGATGCCCGCAAGCGTATTTTCACGTTCAACGGAATGCCATAATCAGGATAAGGTGAGTATGGGTACGATAGCTGCGCGCGATTGTACGCGCGTCATCGTATTAACAACGCAGGTGCTAAGCGCACTGATGATAGCCTGTTATCAGGCAATTCAGATTCGGAAAAAGAACGGGTTAAGCGCAAGCAAGACGGAAAATATAGAAGACCTACTGGCGCAAATAGCTGAAAAATTCGACTTTTTAGTTGACGACCGTCCGCTGGAAAAAGATTTGCGCACAATAATAGCAGCAATCGATTCAAAATATTGGAAAGTATAA
- a CDS encoding acyl-CoA thioesterase, with the protein MDTIYFSSDCYVTAQFYDVDVMQVVYHGNYTRYMEEARSLLLDALGYGYFDMQADGLVWPVVKLEIKYIKPITLKQRVRIHTSLIEYENRIGISYLFYDEHNTLLCKAKTYQMAVSIETKQSCFSSKTFIEKVEALCKKNSNA; encoded by the coding sequence ATGGATACTATTTATTTTTCATCCGATTGTTACGTTACCGCTCAGTTTTACGATGTCGATGTTATGCAGGTCGTATATCACGGTAACTATACGAGGTATATGGAAGAAGCCCGCTCTTTATTGCTGGATGCATTAGGCTACGGTTATTTTGATATGCAAGCGGATGGTTTAGTATGGCCGGTTGTAAAACTCGAAATAAAATATATCAAGCCGATTACACTTAAACAGCGTGTCCGGATACATACAAGCTTAATTGAATATGAAAACCGGATCGGTATTTCGTATCTTTTTTATGACGAGCATAATACGCTGTTGTGTAAGGCAAAGACATATCAGATGGCAGTTTCTATCGAAACAAAACAATCCTGTTTTTCAAGCAAAACATTCATTGAGAAGGTTGAAGCACTATGCAAAAAAAATTCAAACGCATAA
- a CDS encoding outer membrane lipoprotein carrier protein LolA, with protein MILLLIVSSLASQTIDNLVTVKGSYKQKNYIAKTKKTIESSGTFVLSREHGIIWYTEKPQKSVTVMTEQKVLQVFPNGKEKVLGNSGNAIFNSVALLTKSLFTQDTAVIEKYLHATQTESGVWVYTPKDDTLASVIKKIELKNADNGYIGSAVITYGNGDTTEYVLSVSSFNEALTTDATTYFEK; from the coding sequence ATGATACTTCTGCTTATAGTATCATCTTTGGCGTCTCAAACGATTGATAATTTAGTAACGGTAAAAGGTTCGTACAAACAAAAAAATTACATCGCTAAAACAAAAAAAACGATAGAATCATCGGGAACCTTTGTTTTATCCCGTGAACACGGTATTATATGGTATACGGAAAAGCCGCAAAAATCGGTTACTGTAATGACCGAACAAAAAGTACTACAGGTATTTCCAAACGGTAAAGAAAAAGTACTGGGAAATTCCGGTAACGCTATTTTCAATTCAGTTGCGCTGCTTACCAAATCTCTATTTACCCAAGATACTGCGGTAATAGAAAAATACTTACATGCAACGCAAACCGAAAGCGGTGTGTGGGTCTATACTCCAAAAGACGATACGCTTGCGTCGGTAATAAAAAAGATTGAATTGAAGAATGCCGATAACGGTTACATCGGTTCGGCCGTTATTACGTATGGGAACGGCGATACTACCGAATATGTGCTTTCCGTATCGTCTTTTAATGAGGCTTTAACAACGGATGCAACAACGTACTTTGAAAAATAA